One genomic window of Pelmatolapia mariae isolate MD_Pm_ZW linkage group LG5, Pm_UMD_F_2, whole genome shotgun sequence includes the following:
- the LOC134627759 gene encoding amphoterin-induced protein 1-like encodes MVGSIGFFRPAAVAVLKRRSCFILHLTLLLPAVRASGQLTGSPLVCQKTCLCASTIISCSKKNLTNVPNALPSYAAVLDLSFNFITKLQAEWTGIRLDQLQSLLLSNNNLTFLSTEAFVNVRKLRYLDLSFNSLRLLDEYIFEPLENLEVLLLYKNHISQIDRSAFSGLIELQRLYLSHNQITRIPVELLKGRDRLESLRLLDVSSNRIKALPLDELQALPAWIKNGLYFHNNPLTCSCELYELMAHWELRELSPSTDFRSNHTCVTSGQPKEKMAILDLTRQYLNCSEVKSFKKEGYLEQSLVLDCDTRQKNMVKRWVLPGNLTVSQNETTLIRNESSLRIGPLKVEDSGVYTCYATSDSFNETLYVTVVVFNTTMSKGLENLKTAYTTLVACLISLVMILIYLFFTPCRCACCPGQNMEKNDAKDSLHSSTVSLSQAHEERWQERVGGGGFLYRHAAFLEPKEQLEQNGRLNPISEEDEEWQGANRGRTRSDVSSVCSNSPMVI; translated from the coding sequence ATGGTGGGATCCATCGGCTTTTTTCGGCCTGCTGCTGTTGCAGTGTTAAAACGAAGGAGCTGCTTTATTCTGCATTTGACTTTGCTGTTACCAGCAGTGAGAGCCAGTGGGCAGTTAACTGGAAGCCCCCTGGTTTGTCAGAAGACTTGTTTGTGTGCCAGCACCATCATCAGCTGCTCCAAGAAGAATCTAACAAATGTTCCCAACGCTCTTCCATCGTATGCAGCTGTGCTGGACCTCAGCTTCAACTTTATCACCAAGCTCCAAGCTGAGTGGACCGGCATCAGACTCGACCAGCTGCAAAGCCTGCTGCTCAGTAATAACAACCTCACCTTTCTCTCCACTGAGGCATTTGTGAATGTGAGAAAGCTTCGCTACCTGGACCTTTCCTTTAACAGCCTCCGCTTGCTGGACGAATACATTTTTGAGCCGCTGGAGAATCTGGAGGTGCTGCTGCTTTATAAAAACCACATCTCTCAGATAGATCGCTCTGCCTTCTCTGGCCTCATCGAGTTGCAGAGGCTCTATCTGAGCCACAACCAGATCACACGCATCCCCGTAGAGCTGTTAAAGGGCCGAGACAGGCTGGAAAGCCTTAGACTGCTGGATGTTTCCTCCAACCGAATTAAAGCTCTGCCCCTGGATGAGCTTCAGGCTCTGCCTGCCTGGATTAAAAACGGTCTGTACTTCCACAACAACCCTCTGACCTGCAGCTGTGAGCTGTATGAACTGATGGCACACTGGGAACTCAGGGAGCTCAGCCCTTCCACTGACTTCAGGAGCAACCACACATGTGTGACATCAGGCCAGCCGAAGGAAAAAATGGCCATACTAGATCTGACCAGACAGTATCTGAACTGCAGTGAggtcaaaagttttaaaaaagaaggcTATCTGGAGCAATCTTTGGTGTTAGACTGTGACACCAGACAGAAGAACATGGTGAAGAGATGGGTGTTGCCAGGAAACCTGACAGTGTCTCAAAACGAAACCACTTTAATCCGTAACGAAAGCAGCCTTAGGATTGGGCCCCTGAAGGTAGAAGACTCAGGGGTCTACACCTGCTATGCCACAAGTGATTCATTCAATGAGACGCTGTATGTAACTGTAGTGGTGTTTAATACCACCATGAGCAAAGGACTGGAGAATCTAAAAACAGCCTACACCACCCTTGTAGCGTGTCTGATCAGTCTTGTCATGATTCTCATCTACCTCTTTTTCACACCGTGTCGCTGCGCTTGTTGTCCAGGTCAAAACATGGAGAAAAATGACGCCAAAGACAGCCTCCACTCGTCAACTGTCAGTCTCTCCCAGGCACACGAGGAGAGATGGCAAGAGAGGGTGGGAGGTGGAGGTTTCCTCTACAGACACGCGGCCTTCCTGGAACCTAAAGAACAGCTGGAGCAGAATGGGAGGCTGAATCCAATAAGTGAGGAAGATGAGGAGTGGCAGGGGGCCAACAGGGGCAGAACAAGGTCTGATGTCAGCTCGGTGTGCTCCAATTCTCCTATGGTCATATGA
- the LOC134627112 gene encoding G-protein coupled receptor 61-like: protein MEPMWNSSHTPPQPTSNMSASSLPEGWALSQSLALLAMLLMDLLAVVGNVAVMAVIAKAPQLHKFAFVFHLCVVDLLAALVLMPLGMLSSRAFFGEALCRSYLFLSVCLVSAAILSISVINVERYYYIIHPMRYEVKMTIGLVASVLVGIWVKALAMSALPLLAWFLQGGKTPLLESSGVEGGGGSAVPPPPAQGHRRCSLHWTGGGSNRLAFMVLFTLVYFLCPLLVILVVYCNMFKVARVAAMHHGPLPTWMDTPRRQRSESLSSRSTMVTSSGTGTGTGRGTPQRPFGGGKAAAVLAAVGGQFLCCWLPYFTFHLYSALAASPPATLASLEEVVTWIGYFCFTSNPFFYGCLNRQIREELGKHLPCLFRRAGIEVEDRLPSREGSIEENFLQFLQGTGCNLDPQNSHSTSSPKGEACCPVAQPQPAEPAHAIPIDFRIPGQIAEETSEFIEIEQAKNNHIYTDS, encoded by the coding sequence ATGGAGCCAATGTGgaactcctcccacacaccTCCACAGCCTACATCCAACATGTCTGCCTCCTCTCTGCCTGAAGGCTGGGCTCTGTCCCAGTCGCTAGCCCTACTGGCGATGCTGCTCATGGATCTGTTGGCTGTGGTGGGTAACGTGGCTGTCATGGCGGTCATTGCCAAGGCCCCGCAGCTCCACAAGTTTGCCTTTGTCTTCCACCTGTGCGTGGTGGACCTTCTGGCAGCCCTGGTGCTGATGCCCCTTGGCATGCTCTCGAGCCGCGCCTTCTTCGGGGAGGCCCTGTGCAGGAGCTACCTCTTTCTCAGTGTGTGCCTAGTCAGTGCTGCCATCCTCTCTATCTCTGTCATCAATGTGGAGCGTTATTACTACATCATACATCCGATGCGTTATGAAGTGAAGATGACCATTGGCCTGGTAGCTTCGGTGCTTGTAGGGATATGGGTAAAAGCTCTGGCCATGTCTGCTCTGCCACTGCTCGCTTGGTTCCTGCAGGGTGGAAAAACTCCTCTTTTGGAGAGTAGCGGGGTTGAGGGAGGGGGTGGCAGTGCCGTGCCACCTCCCCCGGCTCAGGGTCACAGGCGCTGCTCACTGCACTGGACAGGGGGAGGGTCAAACCGTTTGGCCTTCATGGTCCTCTTCACTCTGGTGTATTTTCTGTGCCCACTGCTGGTGATTCTCGTTGTCTACTGCAACATGTTTAAAGTGGCCCGGGTGGCTGCCATGCACCATGGCCCACTGCCCACGTGGATGGACACACCTCGCCGCCAGCGGTCagagtcactcagcagccgttCTACAATGGTTACCAGCTCCGGGACAGGTACTGGAACTGGCAGAGGAACTCCACAACGCCCTTTTGGAGGAGGGAAGGCTGCAGCAGTGTTGGCAGCAGTGGGTGGGCAATTCCTTTGTTGCTGGCTGCCCTACTTTACTTTCCACCTGTATTCAGCACTGGCTGCCAGCCCTCCAGCCACACTGGCCTCTCTGGAGGAAGTGGTCACCTGGATTGGCTACTTCTGCTTCACCTCCAATCCCTTCTTCTACGGCTGTCTGAACAGACAGATCCGAGAGGAGCTGGGGAAGCATCTGCCTTGCCTGTTTCGTCGAGCGGGGATCGAGGTGGAGGACAGACTGCCCAGCCGTGAAGGATCCATAGAGGAAAATTTCCTTCAGTTTCTTCAGGGCACCGGCTGCAACTTGGATCCTCAAAACTCTCACAGCACTTCCAGTCCTAAGGGTGAGGCCTGCTGCCCTGTGGCTCAGCCACAGCCAGCCGAGCCGGCACATGCCATACCCATTGATTTCCGTATCCCAGGACAAATTGCAGAGGAGACTTCAGAGTTTATTGAGATTGAACAGGCGAAAAACAACCATATATATACAGACAGCTGA